In Candidatus Manganitrophus noduliformans, the genomic stretch TTCTCCTTTCCATTTCGTAGTTTCTCTTTGGCGCACCGGCATGGAAATTCATGCCGGTGCGCCTCTTTCCTCCGCGATGTTCAGCGCTTCCGAATGTAAGCTTCCTTACATAAATAATTGCTGGAATGAAGGAGAATAAGAAAATTGGGGGCCTGACCGAAGCGGAGCCATGCGGTAGACGCCGAGGTCAGGGATGTTAACCTCATTTTTAAGGAGGGGAGAGTTATGTGGCGGAAAATGGCAGCCTCATCTGCCGGCGCCGGTCGTGCCGGCCGTCCTGGAGAGGCGGTATCAGGGACCGCTCCATTCCAAAAGAGGAGAGCCCTGTCACCCTTCAAGACGGGTCTCGATCTGTTTTATGAGTTTCTCTATCGACTCGGTCTCCCGTTGCTTCTGTTCGGATCGCTGACCTACTTCGGATGGGTCCTCTGGTCGATGGATTATTCATCGGCCGGATCCGGATAACCGGGATCTTCCGGGGTTCCGTATGACATGGAAGGGGTTACGTCGCGGATGCTCCGATCTGCCCCAGGACCCGGCGGAGTTTTCTCCGCCGGGTCCTGGAGTGCGGGGCGGCCGGATCGCCGTAGAGCCGATCGGCGTAAGATCGGGTCGCTTCATCCTCAATGCTGAACCAGCGGCTTCCACGCGCCGTTTCCGCGATCGGCCCGCACGGATGGTGCTTCCGGATTTCATCGCGCAGCGCCGAAAGCCATTCCGGATCGAAAGAGGTGAAGCTGATTCCGATGCCGCGGGTCGATTTTTTGTAGCAGAGGGTGCCGCATCCCTCCAGAATTCCCCGTTCCAGGTGGGGTTGATCCGGTCGATACCGATCGAAAACCGCCGGAAGGGGCGGGTCGATCTCCCGGAGAATTTCTTCTGGGAGGGTCAAGATCACTTCGGTTTGTGTTCCATGAAGGGGTCGTTCCGGATGATGGAGCCGGACATGTGGGATCTTTCGGTAGCGGCAGGCTAAATCGAGAAGAACGGCGGTCTCTTCCATCACCTCCCGATCCCGATGGCGGATCGTCGGATGACCGGGAACCCGCGCGGCATGCAAAAAACCGATGAGATACGCTTCTTGCTCCGGACGCATCGTTCCTCCTCTCTTTGGAGAGATCTTAGTCGATTTCTCCCCGACGATCAATCCCGGCCCTGTTTGATAAAAGAATTTTGCTAATCAGATCGAGACAACCCTCGAAATCGGATTGTTGGAGGAGAGATCCTATGGTAGGATAAACCGATTTTCCGTTCGGAAGTTCGGTCCGTTGCGAAAAACGAAGCAGCGGCGAAGACACAGGAGCCTGCCCTTACCTTGCCCGACCCTTTCCGTTCGTCCGGTTTCCGGCCGCGATCTTTGCAACAATGCCAGCCCGTGTGCTCGCCTTCAGCTTCTTCATGATGTTTTTGACGTGATCCTTCACGGTATGGACGCCGATGCCGAGCGCCGATGCGATCTCTTTGTTGATCAATCCCCGGCTGATCAGATTGCAGATCTCCTCTTCGCGCTTTGTCAATTTGACTTCATCGGCCGGAGCGGAGGAAGAGGACCCCGCTCGCTCCTGTATCGGCTCAATCAGGATCATCACCGGCGCCTCTTCCTGTCCGGCCCCTTCCAGGACGATCCCCCGGAGGGAAAAGGTCGTTCCCCGAAGGGGAAGCAGCTCGCAGAGCGGTGTTTCCTGGCTTTGACCGTTCGGCTTCGAAAGCGCATCGAGAATCTTGGCTCGGAACTGGTGAAGTCGCTTGACCAGTTTTCCCTCTTCCGCTCTGGAAGAGGATCCCCGTCCGCCCCGGATCTTTTTCAAAATCTCGTCCGCCTGCTGGTTCATCAGGAGGATTTCTCCTCTCGGTCCCATCACCACGACGCCGGGGGAGGAGCGCCGGTTGATCAACGACATGATCTCGGGGGCATCGGTTTGGGGCGGCGTTTCTTCTCTGAACGGGAATGCGGCCAGATATTCCATCTCATGCTTCACTTCGTGCGCCATTGCTTTCCCCCCTCTTGCGATTGCTTTGCTCCAACGTGAATCCTGCCACCATACAAAGCAAAGGGGATGCCATATTTCTGAATACAGCCCATAGGCCTTTTTTAATAAAGAAAAGTCGGTTTTTTAAAGATGCACTCGATATCTGCGCTTCTGGTTTTTCCGATTTCCGGAATTCGGTTTTGATTCCCGGAAAAGAGGAACAAAAATATGTATTCATTTATGTCTCAATCTTCACAAAACGAAAAACAAAAACGGGCGCGCGTGATCCCTCCTACTCATTTCTACGTTGAAACTTTTCGAAATTATCATTACAATCGGCACGGGAGTTGAGTGATGCCAAGTTTGAGGATCTACCTTAAAGATGAATTTCGCTGGGTCTTTACCCTCCTGGAGAAGGAGATCCGGATCGGGCGGAGCCATGAGAATCATATCGTCCTTCCCCAGCCGGAGGTGTCGCGCCAGCATGCGTTCCTCCGCCGCGACGGAAAAAAATTCATCGTGGAGGACAAAAGCGGCCGGGGGATCGACCTCAATTTCCAGACGGTGACCGAAGCCCCCCTCCGTCATGGGGATGTCCTTCGGGTCGGTTCCTATCGTCTCATTTATGAGCTGGACGAGCACGAAGAGCCGTTCACCGAAACGATCACGCGCGAGCCGACCCTCAATCTTCCCGGCGCGGCGCGGCAAAAAGAGAAGGGGATCGTCCGCTGCCAGATCCATATCGTATCGGGCCCCGATGAGGGAAAGGTCTTTCCCCTTCCGGAAGGGGTGACCCGAATCGGCCGAAGCGGCCGAAACAATGTCGTTCTCTCCGATCCGTCGGTCTCCGGCCTGCATCTGGAGATCGAGGCGGGTCCGTCTGCGATTCAGCTGCGCGATTTGGGGAGCACGAACGGGACACGGATCAACGGGCAGCGGATTCAAAGCTCCGTCGCGGAGATCGGCTCCGAGATCCAGGTCGGCCAGACCAAGCTGAAGATTCACCCGGAGGAGCCGACCGAACCGATCGCCCCCCCTTCCCTCGGCCGGCTCATCGGACAGAGCCCGAAGATGCAGGATGTCTTTCGAATGATCCGGCGGGGGGCAAAGGGAGAGGTGGCCGTCCTCGTTCAGGCCGAGACCGGCTGTGGAAAGGAGCTGGTCGCACAGGAGATCCACCGCTTGAGCCCCCGCGCCCAGGGCCCGTTCATCACCCTCGACTGCAGCGCCATCCCGAAGGAGCTGATCGAATCGGAGCTCTTCGGACATGAGAAGGGGGCCTTTACGACCGCCGTCGCTCAGCGGAAGGGGGCGTTCGAGCTGGCCCGCGGCGGGACGATCTTCCTCGACGAGATCGGGGAGCTGCCGTTGGAAATGCAGCCGAAACTGCTGCGGGTGCTCGAAGAGCGGACCTTCAAGCGGGTCGGCGGCAATGAAACCCTCCGATCCGATTTCCGGATCATCGCCGCGACGAACCGTTGGCTCGATCAAGAGGTGCTCCAGGGGCGTTTCCGGCAGGATCTCTATTTCCGGCTCTATGTTTTGCCGATTTTCCTCCCCCCCCTCCGGGAAAGAAAAGACGACATCCC encodes the following:
- a CDS encoding sigma 54-interacting transcriptional regulator, producing MPSLRIYLKDEFRWVFTLLEKEIRIGRSHENHIVLPQPEVSRQHAFLRRDGKKFIVEDKSGRGIDLNFQTVTEAPLRHGDVLRVGSYRLIYELDEHEEPFTETITREPTLNLPGAARQKEKGIVRCQIHIVSGPDEGKVFPLPEGVTRIGRSGRNNVVLSDPSVSGLHLEIEAGPSAIQLRDLGSTNGTRINGQRIQSSVAEIGSEIQVGQTKLKIHPEEPTEPIAPPSLGRLIGQSPKMQDVFRMIRRGAKGEVAVLVQAETGCGKELVAQEIHRLSPRAQGPFITLDCSAIPKELIESELFGHEKGAFTTAVAQRKGAFELARGGTIFLDEIGELPLEMQPKLLRVLEERTFKRVGGNETLRSDFRIIAATNRWLDQEVLQGRFRQDLYFRLYVLPIFLPPLRERKDDIPLLIEHFLKGRSVQVAPSAMEKLLAHTWPGNVRELRNVIERAVVMMEGSLLSPEDLLFLQAPEREGPPMSWEDQKTTPPTGSLEEIEKQVIQRTLKTHQGDKKAAAQVLGIALSTLYEKIKRHQIAD
- a CDS encoding helix-turn-helix transcriptional regulator, with product MAHEVKHEMEYLAAFPFREETPPQTDAPEIMSLINRRSSPGVVVMGPRGEILLMNQQADEILKKIRGGRGSSSRAEEGKLVKRLHQFRAKILDALSKPNGQSQETPLCELLPLRGTTFSLRGIVLEGAGQEEAPVMILIEPIQERAGSSSSAPADEVKLTKREEEICNLISRGLINKEIASALGIGVHTVKDHVKNIMKKLKASTRAGIVAKIAAGNRTNGKGRAR